The following are encoded together in the Candidatus Hydrogenedentota bacterium genome:
- a CDS encoding DUF4870 domain-containing protein, producing MPTTEMPAPPERRRAMGCHLAAFAGLIPFGHVVAPFLVWQLLKGDSAFVDHHGREAVNFQITATLGICAIAIVAVVLSGAGLLPVRFLPGVIGATVAGVWVLSLWAALAASGGRWIRYPLSFRVL from the coding sequence ATGCCCACAACCGAAATGCCCGCGCCGCCGGAGCGCCGCCGGGCGATGGGGTGCCACCTGGCGGCCTTCGCGGGGCTCATTCCGTTCGGGCACGTGGTGGCGCCCTTTCTCGTCTGGCAATTGCTGAAGGGGGACTCGGCGTTCGTGGATCACCACGGGCGGGAGGCCGTGAACTTCCAGATCACCGCCACGCTCGGCATCTGCGCGATCGCCATCGTCGCCGTCGTGCTGAGCGGCGCGGGCCTCTTGCCGGTGCGCTTCCTCCCCGGCGTCATCGGGGCGACCGTCGCGGGCGTGTGGGTGCTGTCGCTCTGGGCGGCGCTGGCGGCATCCGGCGGGCGCTGGATACGCTATCCGCTCTCCTTTCGGGTGCTCTAA
- a CDS encoding amidohydrolase family protein: MSGVCLAALAAGPWGVARAQESASYLTIPRLVEEKRIVNAHEHIQGEENLEALLSQMDALGIGKTVLVGSPWFTFALYERAGFTRYDENNAALVAMAQAHPDRLEAWPTLNPTDPDKLEKLKALVAEGATGLKLYLGHGYTTRQNTYIFRPVAMDDPGMMPVYAYLAEQHLPVCLHVNPAKPGFLDEFVAVLTRYPDLKVNTPHYFLSSMAHSRLREMLRTFPNMYVDISFGHDDYLKTGLDRVSKNPAGFRALFEEFPDRFIFGTDYVITSLRPQPLAWYRTRTAAYLDMLSRDQYTTELLPGRTLRGLALPAPLLENILYRNYERFRALKPSGTQITRALDWSRLNVRPVTRAPGEALPPPPQASYRRRG; encoded by the coding sequence GTGTCCGGGGTGTGCCTGGCGGCGCTGGCTGCGGGGCCGTGGGGCGTTGCGCGGGCGCAGGAGTCCGCCTCCTATCTCACCATCCCGCGGCTCGTGGAGGAAAAGCGGATTGTAAACGCGCACGAGCACATCCAGGGGGAGGAGAACCTGGAGGCGCTTCTGTCGCAGATGGACGCGCTGGGCATCGGGAAGACGGTGCTGGTGGGGAGCCCATGGTTCACGTTTGCGCTGTATGAGCGCGCGGGCTTCACGCGCTATGACGAGAACAACGCGGCGCTGGTGGCCATGGCGCAGGCGCACCCGGACCGGCTGGAGGCGTGGCCGACGCTGAATCCGACGGATCCGGACAAGCTGGAGAAGCTGAAGGCGCTGGTGGCGGAGGGGGCGACGGGCCTGAAGCTCTACCTGGGGCACGGCTACACGACGCGCCAGAACACCTACATCTTCCGGCCCGTGGCGATGGACGACCCGGGGATGATGCCGGTGTACGCCTACCTGGCCGAGCAACATCTGCCGGTGTGCCTGCATGTGAATCCGGCGAAGCCGGGCTTTCTGGACGAATTCGTGGCGGTGTTGACGCGCTATCCGGACCTCAAGGTGAACACCCCGCACTACTTCCTCTCGTCCATGGCGCATTCGCGGCTGCGCGAGATGCTGCGGACCTTCCCCAATATGTACGTGGACATCAGCTTTGGTCACGACGACTACCTGAAGACGGGCCTGGACCGGGTCTCGAAGAATCCGGCGGGCTTTCGCGCCCTGTTCGAGGAGTTTCCGGACCGCTTTATCTTCGGGACCGACTATGTGATTACCTCGCTGCGCCCGCAGCCGCTGGCGTGGTACCGCACGCGTACGGCGGCCTACCTGGACATGCTGTCCCGCGATCAATACACCACGGAACTGCTCCCGGGGCGCACCCTGCGCGGCCTGGCGCTGCCCGCGCCGCTGCTGGAGAATATCCTCTACCGGAATTACGAGCGCTTTCGGGCGCTGAAGCCCTCGGGCACGCAAATCACCCGCGCGCTGGACTGGTCGCGCCTGAACGTGCGCCCCGTGACGCGCGCCCCGGGGGAGGCGCTCCCGCCGCCGCCGCAGGCGTCCTATCGGCGGCGCGGATGA